The following is a genomic window from Elstera cyanobacteriorum.
GCGATGGCGGCGATCTGCACGGCAAACCGGATCGACGGCGGCAGCGGCTTGCGGTCGTCGCGAAACGATAACCACGCCAGCACGATGGTTGCCGACAGCAGCGCCGTAAGCTCGGGCAGTAAGGTGCCGGGCGTCCACACCATCAGCGCCGCCCAGCCGGGCAGGAGCCCAATCAGCACGCCCAGCCCGCCGCCGCGCGGGGTTGGCACTACGTGGGAACTGCGCGCATTCGGCCGGTCCATCGCCTTACGCCGCAGCCAGGGCAGCAGCCACCCGGTCACGAGGAGGCTCGCAAGAGCACTCAGCGCGGCAATCAATAGGATCACAGGCAGCGGGGGCATCATGGAGGGGGGTTATAGCCGGGGGCGGCGGGGGGCGACTATCGAAATTATCGCGGTTCGCGCATGAGCGGTGAGATGCCGCGATGGTGTTAATGCTTGCAATGTATATACAATACGAATATACATGCTGAATGGATGGCCAGAGGCCGTTTGAAGCGAGACAGATCCTGTCCGCTCAACCATCTGGGATGGTTCAAAAGAAGATAACATGAAACATCTTCTATAAGATCAATCCTGGAAGGAAGCGATTATGTTCCAAAGAGGCGATCTGCGATCGGTTCGTAAATTTGAATGGGACCCAGAGAAGAATATATCAAATGTTCGAAAACATGGTATCGATTTTGATGTGGCCAAGGTGTGTTTTCTTGATCCGATCCTCATACGGGTCGACGATAGAAATGATTATGGTGAAGAGAGGTATGAAGCCATTGGTCTTGCTTTTGGGTTAACCGTTCATGTGATTTTCACAATACGGAATGCCGATACCGTCCGGCTTATCTCTGCATGGAAAGGAGGACGAGATGCCCGAAAAGCATATCGTGACGCGTTCTTGGGATGATCTTGCAAACACGGTTCTAACTGATGACCAGAAGGCGCAGTTAGCCGCCCTTGAAGCTATGTCGGATGAAGAGATTCAGCGTCGTGTTGCGGATGACCCCGATGCTGCTCCTTTTGATCCGGCCCTTTGGGTCGATGCCGAGCTCGTCTCCCTGAAAATCCCTGTTAGCATTCGCTTGGATGCAGAGATCGTTGCCTATTTCAAAGCGGGTGGGCCAGGGTATCAGAGCCGCATTAATTCAGTTCTGGCAAACTATGTGCGCGCAAAACAGCGGGAGCAGAAGCCCGCTTAGGGCATCGAGCCCGCCAACCCCGCCAGCGCAGCGCCGAACCGTTCGGCGGCGATGCGGGCGGGCCAGGGTTCCCAAGGCAGACCGCCATAGATCGGTGTCAGCGGGTCGGCGGACAGCGGGGCGGCGCGAATGCCCAGCGCCTCCCGGCATTCCGCGAGGCTCCAGCCCGCAACGAAGATGGCCTCGGCGGCGGCGGCGCGCTTGTCGGCGGTTTTGATCGGCTTTTTCCAGGCGGGCGGCAGGTCGGCGGGCAGCCCGAAGCGGCGATGGACGGCGGTTTGCAGCGCTTGGTCGAGCTGCCGATAGCCTTCCCCCAAGAAGGGTTTGAGCGGCGAGATTGGGTCGAAACAGACGCCCAGGCATTCCGAAGCGTCATGCAGCAGGAACGCGAGCTTTTGCGCGGCGGTCAGCGGGCGCGGCGCCTCGGCCTCGCCAATCGCCAGCACGGTCAGCGAGTGTTGGGCGACCGATAGCGGCCACTCCCACACCGAATGACCGCCCCAGCGCACCGTGCGCGCGGCCCCGAGGGCCAAATCGTCGGCTTCGAAATCAAAGGGCGTCGGATCGAGAAGATTAAGCCGCCGCCCGGACGGCAGCCGTACCCAGGCGCGTTTGGTCAGGGGCTTCTGGATCGACGGCATCTCTCAGCGCCCCAGCACGGCTTTCGCCACTTTGCGGTAGAGGGTCGGCAGGGCCACCTCCCCGAACCGGTCCGGCGTGACCCACGTGCCGAGCTTGGGATCGCCCAGACCAACGGCGGCGCGATAGATGCTAAGGTCGAGATGGAAGTGCGTGAAAGTGTGCCGCACGCCCCCCTCCAGCCTCTGCCACTCCGCCTTCACCGGCGCGTCGCCGAGCGGGGCGGGCGGGCGCTGGTCGAGCCACTCGGTGCCGGGCACCTCCATCATACCGCCGAGCAGCCCTTTTTCCGCCCGCCGTCGCAGCAGTACGGCGCCGTCTTTGCGCGTTAGCCAGAAGACGGCGCCATAGCGCGTCGGCTTATCGGGCTTGGGGGATTTCAGCGGAAACCGTTCGGGATCGTCGGAAATCCGCGCGACGCAGCGGGCCGAAACCGGGCAGAGGCCGCAGGCCGGGCGGCGCGGGGTGCAGACCATCGCCCCCAGGTCCATCATCGCCTGCGCATAATCGCCGGGGCGCTGCTGTGGGGTAAGGTCGGCGACCAGCGCCTTTAGGCGCGGTTTCGCGGCGGGTAACGGTTCTTCCACCGCGAATAGGCGGGAGACGACGCGCTCGATATTGCCGTCCATCACTGCCGCCGGAATATCGAAGGCAATCGCACTGATCGCTGCGGCGGTGTAATCGCCGATGCCGGGCAGCAGGCGTAGGGCCGCTTCATCTGCCGGGAAGCTGCCCCGGTGCCGCGCCACCACCATCGCCGCGCATTTGTGCAGATTGCGGGCGCGGGCGTAATAGCCAAGGCCCGCCCATTCGGTTAGCACGTCATCGAGCGGCGCTTGCGCCAAATCCTGCACGCGCGGCCAGCGGGTAAGGAAGCGGCGGTAATAGTCGGCCACCGTCTGCACTGTGGTTTGTTGCAGCATCACTTCCGATAGCCAGACGTGATACGGGTCAGGCACCTGTCCCGCCTCCGCCCGCCAGGGCAAGCGGCGGCGATTATGGTCATACCAGTCGAGGATCAAATCCGCATGCGCGGGGTGGGTCATGCTGCCGAACCATGATAAGCAGACGGAATGGCCCGTCGTGCGCAAACTTCCTTTCAACAGATAGCGTCCCCCCCGGCTGGGGTCGAGGGGGGAACCGAGAAACCGCGCGCTTGGCGCGCAGGACCGCGCGCCTTGGCCGCCGATCTCGGTAAGATCACCCGCCCGGCGGCGAAAAAATTCGGGTTTGCCGATGCCCGGCTGCTCACCGATTGGCCGGTGATTATGGGGGAGGCGCTGGCGCGCATGACCCTGCCGTTGGAAGTGAAGCGCGATAAAACCGGCACCCGGCGCACGCTGGTGCTAAAATGCTCCGCCGCCGCCGCGCCGCTGGTTCAACATTACACCCAGCAGATTCTGGAGCGAGTGAATACCCACTACGGGTTTTTGGCCGTCACGCATCTTCAAATGAAGCAAGGGCCCCTGCCGCCGCCGCCGCTTCCCCCCAAGCCGCGTGTGCCCTTATCGGCGATGCAGGAAGCGGCGCTGCGGGCGGAGATTGCTGAAGTGGAGACGGAAGCACTACGGGCCGCGCTGCTGGATTTAGGCCGTTGCATTCGGAATGGGTAAGCTTACCTGCCGTTTGTAGTGAAATTACATTGAACTGCGCGGCGGCTTGCCGCAGGATGCCGGAATATTCGTCTCACTCTAGGACTATTCCCATGGCCCGCGCCGCCGCCAAGCTCCGTTCTGTGCCGCCTGTTGCGCCCGTTCCGGGCGTTTCCGTTGGGGAAATCTGGTTTCCCGCCGATGAAACCACCGACGCGGCGGCGCTGCATAAAACCCTGATGGAGCGGTTGACCGGCCTGCGTGACCGGGCGGAGGTCGATCCCTTCGGCGATCCCATCCTGATGCTGGCGCTCGACCTAACGCGGATGATGGATAAGGGCGACGTCTCGCCGAGTGCGGTCGAACATTTGGTGCAGCATCTTACCGCGCGCAGCTTTCAGGCCCGGTCGGCGCGGCTTGCGGCCTATGTCGGCGAGATCGACCCGGCGGCCAATGATGCTAAGCTGGAAGCCCTGCTGCGCGGCGTCGCCGAGGGCCAGAGCTTCGAAGCCTTCGCCGATAAAGTGCAGGCGCTGCACTATGGCATCGTCTTTACCGCGCACCCCACTTTCTCCACATCCCTCGAACTCTCGCGCGCGATGGCGGCACTGGCGACCGGCCAGGATGCCGACGGTATGCCGCTGACCGAGGCGGGCAAACAGGCGCTGATGGAGGCGATCACCCGCGCCGATCATCGCCCGCCGCGCAGCCTGACTCTGAGTGTCGAACATCGCTGGTGCCTGGAGGCGCTGGAGAATGCCCAAAGCGCGCTGGAGCGGCTGCACGCCCTGGTGCTGCGCCTGACCAAGGAACTCTATCCCGACCGCTGGACGGAACTATCGCCGGGTCTCGTCTCGCTCGCCACGTGGGTTGGCTATGATCACGATGGGCGGGCCGATATTACCTGGGCCGATACGCTGCGCCTGCGGTTGATCGTGAAGCAGGCGCAAGTGCAGCGCCATCGTCGCACCCTGGCCGGGTTGATCGCCGAGGCGGGCAATGGCGCGACGGCAACGGTACTCGAACTGCTCGAATCGCTGCTGGCGCTGGCTGAAAAACAAGTCACGGACCAGATCGCCGCCGCGCTGCTGGCCAATCAGAGCCTCGAAGACGCCCAGCGTTTCGCCTTTACTTTGGTGCAGGGCACGGAAACCGCGCTGGTCGATGCCACCCGGCTGGTGGCGCTGGCGGGCCGGGCGCTGGAGCAAAATCTTGGCGAAGGCGGGGCGTTGGCCGAACGCCTTTCGGTGCTGAAAGCCTCCCTCGCCCTGCATGGGCTGGGGGCCGGGCATAGCCACTTCCGCCTCAATTCCACCCAGTTGCACAATGCCATCCGCCGCCAAGTGGGGCTGGAAACCGGGCCGGAAGACCCGGCGCACCGCCGCAGCTATTACAATGCCATCAACGATCTGATGGAGCGGGCGCAGCCGGTCAGCATCAATATCGGTTCGCTGCTGGCCGAACAGGCGTCAGCGAAGCGCATGTTCATGATGATCGCCGAACTCGCGAAAGCCATCGACCGTGAAACGCCGATCCGCTTCCTGATTGCCGAAACGGAAAGCGCCTTCACGCTGCTGACCGCGCTCTATTACGCCAAGCTGTTTGGGCTTGAGGACCAGATCGAAATCTCGCCGCTGTTCGAAACGGTCTATGCACTGGAACACGGCGACCAGATCATCGAAGACGCGCTGCGCTCCCCCCATTATCGCGCCTATGTGCAAAAGTCCGGCAAGCTGTGCATCCAGTTCGGCTATTCCGACTCCGGGCGCTATATCGGGCAGTTGGCGGCGACCTTCCATATCGAACGGCTGCGCCTGCGTTTGGCCGCTGTGTTGCAGCGCGCGGGCCTGGCGGGCGTGCAGGTGGTGCTGTTCAATACCCACGGCGAATCCATCGGGCGCGGCGGCCATCCGCTGAGCCTGACCGACCGGCTGCATTACCTCGCCCCGCCGTTCAGCCGCAGCGAGTTCACCAACAATGGTATCGCGGTCAAAGAAGAAAGCAGCTTCCAGGGCGGCGATGGTTACCTGATCTTCCAATCGCCCGATCTCGCCTATGCAGCAGTGGCGCGGATTGTCGAGGCGACCCTCGTGCCCAGCCCAGAGGCGGAGAATGATCCGATCTACGGCCAGGGCGATTTCTCCACCGAGTTTTTTGCGGCGGTAAAGCAATTCTTCGGGGAGTTAGTGGACGATCCCAATTATGCGGCGCTGCTCGGTGTGTATGGAACCGCCATGCTGTACCGCACCGGCTCCCGCCCGGTAAAGCGCCAGTCGGAAGCCTGGGGCCGCGTGCCCGACCTCTCCCACCCGTCGCAGCTTCGCGCCATTCCCAACAATGGCGTGTTGCAGCAGTTGGGCCTGCTCGCCAACACCATCGGCGGCCTTGGGCGGGCGATGAGCAAAGACCCCGATCTTGCAGCGGCGCTGCTCAAATCCTCCCCGCGCTTCCGCCGGGCGATGGCGCTGGTCGAACATGGTATGTCGGTCAGCGACCTCGATGTCATGCGCGCCTATCTTGATACGCTTGACCCCGGCATGTGGCTGCACCGCTCGGGCCGGACCAAGCTGCCGACCCGGCGGGAGGAGTTGCGCGTCCTCGCCCGGCATCTGGAGCGGCTCGATTCCCATCACCGGCTGGCGAAGGTCTTCCGCAAGCTCCAGGCCGATTTCCTCGCCCTGCGCGATACGCTGGCCTATTGCCGTGCCCAGGGGTTAGATGTGCCGCCGGTGGGGCTGGGCGAGACGGAGCGCAACGATCTCGTGCTGTTGCACGCCATCCGCGTTGCCCTGATCCACCGTATTTTCCTGCTGGCGACCCATATTCCCGACTTCAGCCCGCAGCACGGCACGACGTTTGAGGAAATGTTCGCCCGCGTCCTGCACCTTGATCTGGAACCGGTGCTGGATTTCCTGGCCGATGTTTTCCCGGCGCGACCCGATGCCGATGCGCCGACCGCGCTCGATTTCGGCGAACCGGCCACCTATCGCGGCGGCGTGGGCCAAACCTATGAGGCAGAACACGAGCGCTTGTTCCGCCCGATGCGCGGTTATTTTGAACTGATCCGCCGCATCGGCACGGCGATCACCTATCAGATCGGCGCGGTTGGGTAACGGGGCGGGCGGGGTTATCCCCGCCCTTGTTCCGCCACACTCCGGGGGCTACTACTGGGGCTGATCCCTGTTAACCGGAGAGGCCCCATGCTTACCCGCCGTCAGTTCCTTCCCGTTGCCGCCGCATCCGTGACCCTGCCGACCCTGCTTGGCGCGCAACCGGCCTTCGCTGCCGTCGATCCGCTGTTGTTGGCGCGCGAGGGCGACCGGGTGTTGGGGAAGGCCGAGGCGCCGATCACCATTGTTGAATATGCGTCCTTCACCTGCCCGCATTGCGCCCATTTTGCCAATAAGGTGCTGCCGGAGGTGAAGAAAAATTGGGTTGAGACCGGCAAGGCCAAGCTGGTTTACCGCGATTTCCCGCTCGACCGTGTTGCCTATGAAGCAGCGATCCTGGCGCGCGCCGTGCCGGGCGACCGTTATTTCGCTTTCATCGATACGCTGTTCGCCCAGCAAGAAAAATGGGCGACGGCCAAGGATACCAAGGCGGCCCTGTCGCAGCTCGCGAAGCTGGCCGGTCTCGGCGCGTCGGATATCGACGCGGCCTTCGCCAATAAGGTGGTGGGCGATGCCATTCTGGCCCAGCGCTTGGAAGCGGCGGAAAAGCTGAAGGTCGATTCGACGCCGACGCTGTTCATCAACGGCAAGAAGGCCGATCACGGCACCTACGAGAGCTTCTCGAAGGCGCTGAGCGCGGCCTAGAGCGGTCTCCGCTCGCGTCAGCCGCTCTAGCCTATTTTTTTTAGCAAATGCGTCGTCGCGGGTGCGCCCAACCGCTCGGGATTTGCTCTAAACCCCGTCCAGAACGGTTTGAAACGGTTCGGTGGAGCGTTGGATCCGCGCTAGGATCCACGCGCCCTCCAGTGCCGCAAAGAAGCGCAGTACGCGGGGGCGCAGCGCCCCCGTTTCGCCCAGGCGCTCCGCCTCGGCGATGATCCGCTGCAACAGGGTTTCAAGCGCGGCGTGAACGGCCACATGCAGCCGTTCCGACTCCGGGACAGCGGTCAGTGCGATAGCCGTGACCGGGCAACCCGCCTGCCAGCCCGACGACACGAGAATTTCCGACACCGCGTGCGTGAAGCGCGTTAGGCCGTCCGGGAAATCCACGGCCTCGGCAAACGCGCGGTCGATCACCCGCGTTAGCCCGGCGACCGCGAGGGCGATGGCGGCTTCGGCCAGCTCCTCCTTCCCGCCGGGGAAATGGTGATAGAACGAGCCTTTTGGCGCGCCGCTGATCTCGATCACCTCCGACAATCCAACCCCATGATAGCCGCGCCGCCGAAATAGATCGGCGGCGGTAGCGATGAAGCGCGATTTTGCGTCGGACGGTCGAGCCATAGGCCCAGAAATGCCAGTTGTATGGCGATCGGTCTAGTGGTAATAATTCTATGGCAACCACCATAGAATAGGCGCCGCCATGCCGAAGACCCATCCCGTGCAGTTCAACAGCGCCCCCGGCGCGGTCCTTAACGGCACCCTGTTTCTGCCCGATGCGCCGCCGTGCCGGGCGATTGTGATGAATGGGGCGACGGGGGTGCCGCATGGCTACTACGCCCGCTTCGCCGCTTGGCTGGCGGAGACCGAGCAGGCCGTGGTGCTGACCTACGACTATCGCGATTTCGGCGCGTCGGCGGGTGGTTCGCTGCGCACCTCGCGCGCGACAATGGCCGATTGGGGCGTAGGTGACCAATCGGCAGCGGCGGATTTTCTGCTGGAAACCTATCCCGATCTGCCGCTGTGGGTGATCGGCCATTCGCTCGGCGGGTTGTTCGTGCCCTTCCATGCCCAGGCAGACCGGGTGGAGCGGGTGATCGCCGTCGCCTCTGGCCCCGCCCATTGGTCGGGGCATCCGCTGACGTTCATGCCGACCGTGCTGTTTTTCTGGTGGCTGGCCGGGCCGCTGCTGACGCTGTTGTTCGGCTATACGCCCGGTCGCTTGCTGGGGCTGGGGGAAAACCTGCCGGCGGGCGTATTCTGGCAGTGGCGGCGCTGGTGCCTCTCGCGCCGCTTTTACCGCCGCGACTGGGGGAAAAGCCTGCCCGTGCCGCGCTTTGCCGCCGTGCGCTGCCCCGTGACGCTCATCAGCATTGCCGACGATGAAATGCTACCCCCCGCTACCGTGGCGCGGTTACGGCAGTTCTACCCGGAAGCCCAGGTAGACCACCGCACCATTTCCCCCGCCAGCATCGGCGCCCGCCGCATCGGCCATATCCGGCTGTTTTCCGACCGGAATGCCGCCGCTTGGCCTGCGGTTCTCGGCTAGCGGGGGAGGGGTATCCCCCTAAGCTGCCAGCGCGGCGACGCCCGGCAGGGTTTTGCCTTCCAGCCACTCCAGGAAGGCGCCGCCTGCGGTCGAGATATAGGTGAATTTTTCCACTGCCCCGGCATGGGCCAGCGCCGCGACCGTATCGCCGCCACCGGCGACCGAGATGAGCTTCCCAGCTTGGGTCAACTCAGCGGCGGCCTGCGCGAGAGCGACCGTGCCCGCATCGAAGGGTGGAATTTCAAAGGCGCCCGCCGGGCCGTTCCACACCAGGGTCGACGCGGCTTCAAAGGCCTTGCGGGCTTCGGCGACGCTGGCCGGGCCAATGTCGAGCGCCATCTTGCCATCGGGGACTTCGGTTGCGGCAACCACGCTGTTTTCCGCCCCGGCCTTGAACTCGCCCGACACGGTCAGATCGACCGGCAGCACGATCTTGCAGCCGACGGCGGCGGCCTTTTCCAGAATGGTTTTGGCGGTATCCGCCATATCCTTTTCGCACAGCGAAGCGCCGACCGAATGGCCTTGGGCATAAAGGAAGGTATTCGCCATCGCCCCGCCAATGACCAGCGCGCCGACGCGGGTAACGAGGTTGGTCAGAATATCAAGCTTGGTCGAAACCTTGGCGCCGCCGACCATCGCCACCGTTTTGGCGCGGTCGCCGCCGCCGAGGGCCTTCGTCAGCGCATCCAGTTCCGCCTGCATCAGGCGGCCGGCGGCGGCGGGCAGCTTGTTCGCCAACCCTGCGGTCGAGGCGTGGGCGCGGTGCGCGGCGGAGAAAGCATCGTTCACCCACAGGTCGCCGTTTTGGGCGAGGGCAGCGATGAAGGCTGGATCGTTCTTTTCTTCACCCGCATGGAAACGCAGGTTTTCCAGCAGCAGCACGCCGCCGGGGGCCAGGGCGGTGACGGCGGCATCCGCCTTCGGGCCGATGCAATCTTCGGCGAAGGCGACTGGGCGCCCGCCAAGGGCCTTGCTGAGCGGGGCCACGAGGCGCGACAGGCTGTTTTCGCTATCCGGGCCGTTCTTCGGGCGCCCGAAGTGCGACAGAACGATGACCTTGGCGCCCTTATCGGCCAGTTCGGCCAGGGTGATCGCGGCGCGGTCGATGCGGGTCGCGTCGGTCACGACCCCATCCTTCATCGGCACGTTAAGATCGACGCGCACCAGCACGCGCTTGCCCGCAACCTCGACCTGATCGAGCGTCCGAAACCCGGCCATGTTTCTCCCTTTCAACTTTTAGTAAATGCGCAGGGCCAGAAGATTGGCCTGCGTGATACCGTTCAATGCCAGTTGATTGGCCTTCGCCGCTGCGTGGGCGCGACGGACGATGACGACAAAATCTTCCAGCCGCGAATCGAAGGTAATCGTGCGCGTGCCGGATTTCACGGTCAATTCCATCCAGCCGTTCAGCCGGTCGCGGCGCAGCGAATAGTAATTGAGGTTGAAGCGCGACAGTTCGGTCCAGCGGAAAGACACGGTATTGATACCGCGGATAAAAATGCCTTCGTCGTCGATGCCAACGACCGTTCGGTGCCGGATGTAGGTTTGCGCGACGAAGTAGAAGCACAAAAGGCCGATAGATCCGAGCATCATGGCAATCGGCCAATCGGGGCGCATGATGGCAATCGGGGCAATGGTCGCGATCATGCCCAACCCGGCGCGGATGTAATCGCCGTAGAGCAGGCGGATATCGTAGCGATGCAGGCTCACGCGGGCACCGCCAGTCGCACGAGAACGGGAACATGGTCGGAGGCTTTTTCCACCCCGCGCCACGGGCGTTGGATTTCGGCGGCTTCCAGCTTTTCTTTCAGCGGTGGCGTCACCCAAACATGGTCAAGGCGGCGGCCCTTATCGGCCAAATCCCAATCTTTCGCCCGGTATGACCACCAGGAATAGAGCTTTTGATCGTCCGGCACGAAATGGCGCACGGCATCGACCCACGCCAGCCCCTGCTGCCAGCGGCCCATGCGCTCAACCTCGATGGGCGTATGGCTGACGACGTCCAGCAGCTTTTTATGCGACCAGACGTCATGCTCCAGCGGGGCGATATTGAGGTCGCCCACCAGCATCATCGGCGTTTCAGCGCGGCGATTGGTGCTGAAC
Proteins encoded in this region:
- a CDS encoding BrnT family toxin produces the protein MFQRGDLRSVRKFEWDPEKNISNVRKHGIDFDVAKVCFLDPILIRVDDRNDYGEERYEAIGLAFGLTVHVIFTIRNADTVRLISAWKGGRDARKAYRDAFLG
- a CDS encoding BrnA antitoxin family protein translates to MPEKHIVTRSWDDLANTVLTDDQKAQLAALEAMSDEEIQRRVADDPDAAPFDPALWVDAELVSLKIPVSIRLDAEIVAYFKAGGPGYQSRINSVLANYVRAKQREQKPA
- the mutY gene encoding A/G-specific adenine glycosylase — encoded protein: MTHPAHADLILDWYDHNRRRLPWRAEAGQVPDPYHVWLSEVMLQQTTVQTVADYYRRFLTRWPRVQDLAQAPLDDVLTEWAGLGYYARARNLHKCAAMVVARHRGSFPADEAALRLLPGIGDYTAAAISAIAFDIPAAVMDGNIERVVSRLFAVEEPLPAAKPRLKALVADLTPQQRPGDYAQAMMDLGAMVCTPRRPACGLCPVSARCVARISDDPERFPLKSPKPDKPTRYGAVFWLTRKDGAVLLRRRAEKGLLGGMMEVPGTEWLDQRPPAPLGDAPVKAEWQRLEGGVRHTFTHFHLDLSIYRAAVGLGDPKLGTWVTPDRFGEVALPTLYRKVAKAVLGR
- a CDS encoding DUF721 domain-containing protein, with amino-acid sequence MAADLGKITRPAAKKFGFADARLLTDWPVIMGEALARMTLPLEVKRDKTGTRRTLVLKCSAAAAPLVQHYTQQILERVNTHYGFLAVTHLQMKQGPLPPPPLPPKPRVPLSAMQEAALRAEIAEVETEALRAALLDLGRCIRNG
- a CDS encoding phosphoenolpyruvate carboxylase, with translation MARAAAKLRSVPPVAPVPGVSVGEIWFPADETTDAAALHKTLMERLTGLRDRAEVDPFGDPILMLALDLTRMMDKGDVSPSAVEHLVQHLTARSFQARSARLAAYVGEIDPAANDAKLEALLRGVAEGQSFEAFADKVQALHYGIVFTAHPTFSTSLELSRAMAALATGQDADGMPLTEAGKQALMEAITRADHRPPRSLTLSVEHRWCLEALENAQSALERLHALVLRLTKELYPDRWTELSPGLVSLATWVGYDHDGRADITWADTLRLRLIVKQAQVQRHRRTLAGLIAEAGNGATATVLELLESLLALAEKQVTDQIAAALLANQSLEDAQRFAFTLVQGTETALVDATRLVALAGRALEQNLGEGGALAERLSVLKASLALHGLGAGHSHFRLNSTQLHNAIRRQVGLETGPEDPAHRRSYYNAINDLMERAQPVSINIGSLLAEQASAKRMFMMIAELAKAIDRETPIRFLIAETESAFTLLTALYYAKLFGLEDQIEISPLFETVYALEHGDQIIEDALRSPHYRAYVQKSGKLCIQFGYSDSGRYIGQLAATFHIERLRLRLAAVLQRAGLAGVQVVLFNTHGESIGRGGHPLSLTDRLHYLAPPFSRSEFTNNGIAVKEESSFQGGDGYLIFQSPDLAYAAVARIVEATLVPSPEAENDPIYGQGDFSTEFFAAVKQFFGELVDDPNYAALLGVYGTAMLYRTGSRPVKRQSEAWGRVPDLSHPSQLRAIPNNGVLQQLGLLANTIGGLGRAMSKDPDLAAALLKSSPRFRRAMALVEHGMSVSDLDVMRAYLDTLDPGMWLHRSGRTKLPTRREELRVLARHLERLDSHHRLAKVFRKLQADFLALRDTLAYCRAQGLDVPPVGLGETERNDLVLLHAIRVALIHRIFLLATHIPDFSPQHGTTFEEMFARVLHLDLEPVLDFLADVFPARPDADAPTALDFGEPATYRGGVGQTYEAEHERLFRPMRGYFELIRRIGTAITYQIGAVG
- a CDS encoding DsbA family protein, encoding MLTRRQFLPVAAASVTLPTLLGAQPAFAAVDPLLLAREGDRVLGKAEAPITIVEYASFTCPHCAHFANKVLPEVKKNWVETGKAKLVYRDFPLDRVAYEAAILARAVPGDRYFAFIDTLFAQQEKWATAKDTKAALSQLAKLAGLGASDIDAAFANKVVGDAILAQRLEAAEKLKVDSTPTLFINGKKADHGTYESFSKALSAA
- a CDS encoding TetR/AcrR family transcriptional regulator; this translates as MARPSDAKSRFIATAADLFRRRGYHGVGLSEVIEISGAPKGSFYHHFPGGKEELAEAAIALAVAGLTRVIDRAFAEAVDFPDGLTRFTHAVSEILVSSGWQAGCPVTAIALTAVPESERLHVAVHAALETLLQRIIAEAERLGETGALRPRVLRFFAALEGAWILARIQRSTEPFQTVLDGV
- a CDS encoding alpha/beta fold hydrolase, producing MPKTHPVQFNSAPGAVLNGTLFLPDAPPCRAIVMNGATGVPHGYYARFAAWLAETEQAVVLTYDYRDFGASAGGSLRTSRATMADWGVGDQSAAADFLLETYPDLPLWVIGHSLGGLFVPFHAQADRVERVIAVASGPAHWSGHPLTFMPTVLFFWWLAGPLLTLLFGYTPGRLLGLGENLPAGVFWQWRRWCLSRRFYRRDWGKSLPVPRFAAVRCPVTLISIADDEMLPPATVARLRQFYPEAQVDHRTISPASIGARRIGHIRLFSDRNAAAWPAVLG
- a CDS encoding phosphoglycerate kinase; this encodes MAGFRTLDQVEVAGKRVLVRVDLNVPMKDGVVTDATRIDRAAITLAELADKGAKVIVLSHFGRPKNGPDSENSLSRLVAPLSKALGGRPVAFAEDCIGPKADAAVTALAPGGVLLLENLRFHAGEEKNDPAFIAALAQNGDLWVNDAFSAAHRAHASTAGLANKLPAAAGRLMQAELDALTKALGGGDRAKTVAMVGGAKVSTKLDILTNLVTRVGALVIGGAMANTFLYAQGHSVGASLCEKDMADTAKTILEKAAAVGCKIVLPVDLTVSGEFKAGAENSVVAATEVPDGKMALDIGPASVAEARKAFEAASTLVWNGPAGAFEIPPFDAGTVALAQAAAELTQAGKLISVAGGGDTVAALAHAGAVEKFTYISTAGGAFLEWLEGKTLPGVAALAA